Part of the Tenebrio molitor chromosome 4, icTenMoli1.1, whole genome shotgun sequence genome, CTGGAATAGTCATTAACGAAATCAGCAAGaaatatggaagaggaggtaGACTTATTAGTTTTAACGTCTCCCTGACTACAATCAGGTTATGAACTTACAGCAGGACCATGCCTTGTCTGAAAAGAATGCCAAATCCAAAGTTCTGATATCATTCATGTTGTTTAAAAACCAGCTGCAATATGCAACACGACGTGGATAATCTGCTGGTTTCAGTTCTTGaaacaatgacattttataagggtgcaaatttaatcttttcttcacaattttctGACATGTGCTCAGTGCTACACCTGACTGTGTTGTGGTTGTGGTGGTCGTAGCTGCTGTTGACGGTCTGATCGGTGAGGTCGCGTCAAGATCACAGCAACGACTTTCGAGAGTTGGCCCGGAACGGGACCTGGTTCTGATGGGAGAGCGGCCGAAAGTGCGAGTTTCCCTTGCTGTGGCGGGTGTTTCTCAGCGGTCGTTTCAGCGGCTGGAAGTTGAAGATCGTCGAGTTTGTTACCAGTTCGTTCAGCTGAAACTGCAGGTGCATCTTCTGGTGGCGGAGTTGCAGTTGTCATTTCTCCATGTTCACGCTCGAGTGGAGGTTGTGCACGTTGATAAGATTCTCGGTCGCCGATGGGTTCGATGTCAACTTGGTCAGCTTGTTTGTCGTCTCGAACAGTATGAAGGTCTGGTTCTCGGTCCTCGATGGGTTCTTGAGAGTGGTATAGGTATCCAGTCTTTTGAGGAGGGAATTCCTCTGCTGCGTCGTCAGCTGTCATATCACTGGCAGCATCTTCTTCGTTGAAACGGGGTTCATCTAGAGTCTGGTGTTCGACTGGCTGCTGGTCTCGTGGTTGATGTGGTCGTTCGAGGTGGCGCGCGGCCGGCTCACCGACGAACGGCGCTGATGGCACCACGTCATTTGTGGCATGATGTGGTTCTTCGAGGAGATGGTGGCCGTCTCTCAACCACAGTCGGCAAAACCCGTTGAATTCTGCCTTCGTGATGTGCGGTGCGATTCGTGTTGCgagcagttttttttttgtgatgaaGGCGTCGGCTGGCTCGCCGACGGCCTGGGTGATTCCGTAGAATTTCATCCGGAGCTTCGTTAAGATCTCGAAGTTCTCGTACCTCTTGATGAGGGCCTGCTCCAGGTCGTGGAGTGATGGTGCGTACGGCGCTTCGTAGCTCCACCATCGAGCTGGTTCGAGCCGGAACTGGGCCGCGATTTGGTCTCGCCAATACGCAGGGTTGGAGTTGGCGAGGATGTTTTTGCATTCGGTGATGAATTTCTTTGGGTCCTCGTGGTCGAGGCCTGCGAAAGTTGGTAACGAACATACCTCTTCCACCGTGGGAGGGCTGAGTCGTCTCCAGAGAGTTTCGAACGTCTCGATGTCGATCATCTGATCCCGTAACATGTTGGTTAGTTCCGCTGGAATTGGGTAGTTGAGTTTCTTCAAGGCGGTCTTGATCGTCTCGAGGTCAACCATTTGTTTCGATGTCCCGGACATGTTGCCCCTGGTTAGCTCAGGTTCTTTATTCAGGGTGTTGTTCTTGAGACTCGTCAGGGGAGGGGTACTTTCTTTCAAGAAAGCTGGTGGCCCCACGTTGGGCGCCAAATTGTCACCGGCGTGACAACCATTAAAAAAACGAACTTCAATTGCTTCAAAATAGTGTTGTAACGTCCGGTAATTGACCTAGTCAATGACCCATTTGTCCggtcaataattgtcaatgacgtgacgaatttgaccagtcatttttaaaatttaaatttcccgcttataatgttgaagattataggatatgatgactgtttgactgatgagatgaggttatgttgggttgtctgatttcatttacgtagctgctgacaatgaagaaatggattatgacaataaataagtaaattatgacaaagaaacatctaaaactttaataaagaTCATTGTGGAGAAAACGATTATTAAGCTTTTTATCTATTAGGAAGAAgtggtttttctttttcaatcgTTTTTGTGTCTTCTTAACATGacatacaatatatttttattttcataaaatacttaggtacctacttttttaaattctaaacgaatgtttaagtattttaaaagaaactaaaaaactgaaaatacacacacacagttgtgttgaaagttttaaagcgttttaaattaacaaaaagttcaaattcaagcaaatatatgtaaagaaaaaacaatgtaTAACTTCAACCAattcaaacttaacctcacttacacaattttagaacaataatttatcgatcaataaatcttataaaaaatggaattaaatggtattaaaataatccttgacattaaaagaatcattttgtgaTGTTTAACTAGTTCCTACTTTTTGACCAATAATGACTGGTAATTGACCGATCAAGGACCGGTCAactttgaccaaaaataaatgaccggtcatttatccatcactacttcaaaatatcaaacataacctcaaattgttttaattcgaatttagtatttttctgaatacaTTGTGTTGTTGGATAATGTGACTCGTGTCAGCGTTAGAATAAATGAGCACATCAAAAAGATTGTcacctatgaaaaaaattcaacaagacAATGGTACCTAAATTTCctagaatggaacaaaattctCATGGTTGCAGAGGATAACCCAAATGGACTTAATAAATACAAAGATTCGCCGACCCAGCTAGCAAATAAGTTACCAGGAGCCAACAAGTCgtttaccaaaaagaaacattCAGTTTAAAGGAAAATGCATATGGGAGGAACACACAGGATGAGAtcctaaatttgtaataaaagctttaaaaatgtatcgacacgtttatttacctttaaattgtgatgaaccaagtgggtaattcaaatttcccaccaagcggccatctcattttttttttttaccaacatacacaatgaaaaataaaacccgcgaaattcaaaaaatggtcaagagcgcgtgatcgtacttaaagtccattcattttgtattgaacttttcaaggtcaaataattttattttttggctttgtaattatgttttgtatatagtgacatgcaggtaaacaccataaacgttgaattgagcattgctaaatcacattatgttggttataggcatgtcactatttacaaaacataattacagtgtcaaaatttaaattatttgaccttgaaaagttcaatacaaaatgaatggactttagttaatttccctacgttgtgttttttttttaaatacaaattaaacattaccagattcgttccaacagggtttgtgaaccacacagaagagtgcaaataaaacaacacaataattaaaaccagctatttattcaaagttatgattttcgttaacgccgggatccatgaataataaaacgtctcgggagagggcacccaagtctcctcaaatgtgagaagactactcatttagaactctaggaaaatggtgagctctggccattctcccagacccccgaatgaggctccgctaaaacctctcctgaaaatacgaacaagTCCGAAGTGACAACGTGGACGGGACAGTTAGTGAGAATTGAGCAAaactgatttcataaacaacacaattcaaattcataaaaaaacaggagggtcatgtacattacaaacaaaacagttacTTCGGACCGTTCGAGCGAGAGCGGGCACTAGGCGACAACTTCAgcatgttcttttttttttcttttccaagttaatttacaaaatacggCAGATACGCTGTAGAAGGAGTGAGTGGCTTTGGGTGGTCCGGAGGTCTGTGGTACCTATCCTTACGACTTTATCATTTCCCGCCTACCCGTGATTTAGTGCTAAGGGGAAAAATCCTAAC contains:
- the LOC138129027 gene encoding uncharacterized protein; translation: MSGTSKQMVDLETIKTALKKLNYPIPAELTNMLRDQMIDIETFETLWRRLSPPTVEEVCSLPTFAGLDHEDPKKFITECKNILANSNPAYWRDQIAAQFRLEPARWWSYEAPYAPSLHDLEQALIKRYENFEILTKLRMKFYGITQAVGEPADAFITKKKLLATRIAPHITKAEFNGFCRLWLRDGHHLLEEPHHATNDVVPSAPFVGEPAARHLERPHQPRDQQPVEHQTLDEPRFNEEDAASDMTADDAAEEFPPQKTGYLYHSQEPIEDREPDLHTVRDDKQADQVDIEPIGDRESYQRAQPPLEREHGEMTTATPPPEDAPAVSAERTGNKLDDLQLPAAETTAEKHPPQQGKLALSAALPSEPGPVPGQLSKVVAVILTRPHRSDRQQQLRPPQPQHSQV